In Deinococcus psychrotolerans, a genomic segment contains:
- a CDS encoding ABC transporter ATP-binding protein, with product MTVKERPLLRRAEAARLSDVSNDFAATNPPSGATLELSDVAYHYAGKRGQRTAGLGPINLMVGAGEFLTIVGPSGSGKSTLLSVLAGFLKPQQGQVRLAGQVVSGPDPALTLVQQEHALFPWLTVAGNVAFGLKSQRVPGDEQRRRVAAALAQVGLPEYGERRIHELSGGQRQRVAIARALATRPGLLLLDEPFSALDERTRTDLSEQLRGIWQEQHITVVFVTHNLEEALKLGERVVALRDGMVVLDAPTQELSVEKLRAVMEEG from the coding sequence ATGACCGTTAAAGAAAGGCCCCTGCTGCGCCGCGCTGAGGCCGCTAGACTGAGTGATGTGAGTAACGACTTTGCCGCCACTAACCCACCGAGTGGAGCTACCCTAGAACTCTCGGACGTGGCTTACCACTACGCCGGCAAACGTGGGCAGCGAACCGCCGGATTGGGGCCAATCAATCTGATGGTGGGGGCGGGCGAATTTTTGACCATCGTGGGGCCGTCAGGCAGCGGCAAAAGCACTTTGCTCAGCGTTCTGGCTGGTTTTTTGAAGCCGCAGCAGGGCCAAGTCCGTTTGGCTGGACAGGTCGTCAGCGGCCCCGACCCCGCGCTGACACTGGTTCAGCAAGAACACGCTCTCTTTCCCTGGTTGACCGTCGCCGGAAATGTCGCCTTCGGCCTTAAATCCCAGCGTGTACCCGGCGACGAGCAGCGCCGCAGGGTGGCGGCAGCACTGGCTCAAGTCGGCCTCCCCGAGTACGGCGAGCGCCGGATTCACGAGCTGTCGGGTGGGCAGCGACAACGGGTCGCCATTGCCCGCGCCTTGGCGACGCGTCCGGGCCTGCTGCTGCTCGACGAACCGTTCAGCGCCCTCGACGAGCGCACCCGCACCGACCTGAGCGAGCAACTGCGCGGCATCTGGCAAGAGCAGCACATCACGGTGGTGTTCGTGACCCACAACCTGGAAGAAGCGTTGAAACTCGGTGAGCGAGTGGTGGCTCTGCGCGACGGCATGGTGGTACTCGACGCGCCGACGCAGGAACTGAGCGTAGAAAAGCTGCGGGCTGTGATGGAAGAAGGCTAG
- the sat gene encoding sulfate adenylyltransferase, whose amino-acid sequence MTLTPLTQFAASNLTLPTPLGGELVNRVVRLGEDFELGAFEHLPRLELSGRSFADLEMIATGAYSPLTGFLGEQDYLSVIEHLRLADGTPWSIPITLPVHRDEAGQYTGRVLLTHAGQPVGTLQVSEQFTAQKDYEAREVYRTTDPAHPGVAALYAAGDVYLAGAVTLFEVPRGDFPHAHRTPAEVREVIEARGWHSTVAFQTRNPIHRAHEYLQKVALELVDGLLLHPLVGQTKGDDVPAATRMQAYEVLLDKYYPAQRTLLSVYPAAMRYAGPREAVLHALSRRNYGATHFIVGRDHAGVGSYYGTYDAQEIFGAYTPQELGIQILKFEHTFYCQTCGQLVSPRTCPHDSSHHLILSGTKVREKLRAGENLPPEFSRREVAEVLRAAYQQQS is encoded by the coding sequence ATGACCCTTACTCCACTGACCCAGTTCGCTGCCTCTAACCTGACTTTGCCGACGCCGCTGGGCGGTGAACTCGTCAACCGCGTGGTGCGTTTGGGCGAAGATTTTGAGCTCGGCGCGTTTGAGCATCTGCCGCGCCTGGAGCTGAGCGGGCGCAGCTTTGCCGACCTCGAAATGATCGCCACCGGAGCGTATTCGCCGCTGACCGGCTTTTTGGGCGAGCAAGACTATTTGTCAGTGATTGAACACCTGCGTCTCGCCGACGGCACGCCCTGGAGCATTCCCATCACCTTGCCAGTTCACCGTGACGAAGCTGGCCAATACACCGGGCGGGTGCTGCTGACGCACGCCGGACAGCCGGTGGGCACCTTGCAAGTCAGCGAGCAATTCACGGCGCAAAAGGACTATGAGGCCCGCGAGGTCTACCGCACCACCGACCCAGCCCACCCTGGCGTGGCGGCCCTTTACGCTGCCGGAGACGTGTATCTGGCCGGTGCGGTGACCCTGTTTGAAGTGCCGCGAGGCGACTTCCCACATGCCCACCGCACGCCCGCCGAGGTACGCGAGGTTATCGAGGCACGCGGCTGGCACAGTACGGTGGCTTTCCAGACGCGCAACCCCATTCACCGCGCCCACGAATACTTGCAAAAAGTGGCGCTGGAGCTGGTAGACGGCCTGCTGCTGCACCCGCTGGTCGGCCAGACCAAGGGCGATGACGTACCCGCCGCCACCAGAATGCAGGCCTACGAAGTGCTGCTGGACAAGTATTACCCGGCTCAGCGCACGCTGCTGAGCGTCTACCCCGCCGCCATGCGCTACGCCGGGCCGCGTGAAGCGGTGTTGCACGCGCTGTCTCGGCGCAATTACGGAGCCACCCATTTTATCGTGGGACGCGACCACGCCGGGGTCGGCAGCTACTACGGCACCTACGACGCGCAGGAGATTTTCGGGGCGTACACGCCGCAGGAACTCGGCATCCAGATTCTCAAATTTGAACACACCTTTTATTGCCAGACCTGCGGCCAACTGGTCAGCCCGCGCACCTGCCCGCACGACAGCTCTCATCATTTGATCCTGAGTGGCACCAAGGTGCGTGAGAAGCTGCGGGCCGGCGAAAACTTGCCGCCGGAATTTAGCCGCCGAGAAGTCGCTGAAGTGCTGCGGGCGGCGTATCAGCAGCAAAGTTAA
- a CDS encoding GTP pyrophosphokinase yields the protein MTLSPPSAELVAAYRAKHGDYLALREDAMRLIEGLIEGAGIKIHHLTSRIKTPGSLAEKMRRKPGRYAQLSDITDLVGVRIITYFEQDVAAVSRALEAVFDIDWDNSVDKSKFHDPDRFGYMGVHYVMRFESRKYVGGYSPRFEVQIRSILQHAWAEIEHDLGYKSRAAVPREVQRRFYRLAGLLEVADEEFMTIHRLSQDYVATLPERIEQAPDGVFIDAQSMAYLMHDSFIHGLDLEVARALNVPLLEDWIDPERPQRLSSILDYVGVRSVGQLHKELHRLKGEVVQFAAALNPELQGVWTPVGGARPGTSIMHYALWRACGHAGLEADVVAKLLDLRGSSGSLETRIRAVYAKVHGERAV from the coding sequence GTGACCCTTTCGCCTCCCTCAGCTGAGTTGGTGGCCGCTTACCGCGCCAAGCACGGCGATTACCTCGCGCTGCGCGAAGACGCTATGCGCCTGATCGAGGGCCTGATCGAGGGCGCGGGCATCAAGATTCACCACCTCACCTCGCGCATCAAGACGCCCGGCAGCCTCGCGGAAAAAATGCGGCGCAAACCCGGCAGATACGCCCAGCTCTCCGACATCACCGACCTGGTGGGCGTGCGGATCATCACTTACTTTGAGCAGGATGTGGCGGCAGTGTCACGCGCCTTGGAAGCGGTCTTTGACATCGACTGGGACAACAGCGTGGACAAAAGCAAATTCCACGATCCTGACCGCTTCGGCTATATGGGCGTGCATTACGTGATGCGTTTTGAAAGCCGCAAGTACGTGGGCGGATACTCGCCGCGCTTCGAGGTGCAGATTCGCAGCATCTTGCAGCACGCTTGGGCCGAAATCGAGCATGATCTGGGCTACAAGAGCCGCGCCGCCGTGCCCAGAGAAGTGCAGCGGCGCTTTTACCGTTTGGCGGGCCTGCTCGAAGTCGCTGACGAAGAATTCATGACGATTCACCGCCTCTCGCAGGACTACGTGGCGACCTTGCCCGAGCGCATCGAGCAGGCCCCCGACGGCGTATTTATTGACGCGCAGAGTATGGCTTACCTGATGCACGACTCCTTTATTCATGGCCTCGATCTGGAGGTGGCCCGCGCCCTCAATGTGCCGCTGCTGGAAGACTGGATCGACCCCGAGCGTCCGCAGCGCTTATCCAGCATTCTCGATTATGTGGGGGTGCGCTCGGTAGGACAGCTTCACAAGGAGCTGCACCGCTTGAAAGGCGAAGTGGTGCAGTTTGCCGCCGCGCTCAATCCCGAATTGCAAGGCGTTTGGACTCCGGTGGGCGGCGCTCGCCCCGGCACCAGCATCATGCACTACGCGCTGTGGCGGGCCTGCGGTCACGCGGGCTTGGAGGCCGATGTGGTGGCCAAACTGCTCGATTTGCGCGGCTCGTCCGGCAGCTTGGAAACGCGGATTCGGGCGGTGTACGCCAAAGTACACGGTGAGCGGGCGGTGTGA
- a CDS encoding alpha-amylase family glycosyl hydrolase, with translation MTISMLGKRLGALALLSLTLAACNPAPPPPSGAQQWQDEVIYFALTDRFSNGDTSNDNGSNRNAGDVADKTNPLGWHGGDFKGLTDKINSGYFKALGVTTLWVSPVVLQVPAIPVNDGPNKGKLFAGYHGYWAEDFKAVDPHFGSLAEFKTLISAAHASGLKVIQDIVVNHAGYGATLTTQHPEWFHTDAECKVAVNTRTDCPLAGLPDFKQDIPAVTTFLNDFVKYWRSNTAIDGFRIDTMQHVPDSYWQQFFAAGGAGDASKIWSVGEVFNGEPSFLANYMKLGSPSVFDFPLYYAVTDQLSSAGGNLAAIGDVFAKDGAYPDASRLTTFVDNHDVTRFITQVTNKGGSADEAQQRLNLALSLIYTVRGTPSIYQGTENAAPGKGDPYNYPLGEGNREDMVFSGTPVLQSRLAALAKARKDYPALRRGAQQELYRSGSVYAFRRVVSGSDPVVVVLNNSNAAVDLSTLGGGIALLGTFSGSLNEITGQTSTLSVLNGRLIGSVPARSALMLSGKAGGNTGSVVINPALPEVSSLSAKAGDGAVGLTWTPSTDSAVSGYRVYATPAGGKESQLNFAPIAAYQGSYVASGVGNGTAYSFRVVTVDSQGKESTGVSASATPSTSATTDVTFTVDARTQGNGPIELRRFDTGSQVAYPMTQTGRGVWKTTIALPLYRDITFKFGNNAAYAKNSGYEGPNQDNRKLNTGLSTSYSGTFDFISVPVPTSSLEGKVTGGGKPLSGALLTASGNGADANLNYGFSFPDGSFTVLTAAGAQKLSASSADLPPVTKDAVAPAKDLTVELSAPPVITPPSGLKYKIDGDLSDWSAAPLKLSSPSAGVFGDNNNWLTLLADSDATYLYLAYTYKVDGNKAILYLDTKPGGATKADGFDAWKQAASFSAAQPDFFLARYNNEAPELRQVISDSATSVLNANNYAVATSGTLPDQTVEVAIPWSALGLSGKPAGGVNLYGGIFGGDGYGAGDIVPDAGSTPAGANTIGSSGDNRKVTFSVPLNLP, from the coding sequence ATGACAATCTCAATGCTCGGTAAGCGTCTGGGGGCGTTGGCTCTCCTGTCACTCACGCTGGCGGCTTGCAACCCCGCGCCCCCGCCGCCCAGCGGCGCTCAGCAGTGGCAAGACGAAGTGATCTACTTTGCGCTGACCGACCGTTTCAGCAATGGAGATACCAGCAACGACAACGGCTCCAACCGGAATGCGGGCGACGTGGCCGACAAAACCAATCCGCTGGGTTGGCACGGCGGCGATTTTAAGGGCTTGACCGACAAGATCAACTCGGGCTACTTCAAGGCGCTGGGCGTCACGACCTTGTGGGTCAGTCCGGTGGTGCTGCAAGTTCCAGCCATCCCGGTCAACGACGGCCCCAACAAAGGCAAATTGTTTGCGGGCTATCACGGTTACTGGGCCGAGGATTTCAAAGCTGTAGACCCGCACTTCGGTTCGCTGGCCGAGTTCAAGACCCTGATTTCGGCGGCGCACGCCAGTGGCCTGAAAGTCATTCAAGACATCGTGGTCAACCATGCCGGATACGGGGCCACGCTGACCACCCAGCATCCCGAATGGTTTCACACGGACGCCGAGTGCAAAGTGGCGGTCAACACGCGCACCGATTGCCCGCTGGCCGGTTTGCCGGATTTCAAGCAGGATATTCCCGCCGTCACGACCTTCCTCAACGATTTCGTCAAGTACTGGCGCAGCAACACCGCTATTGACGGCTTCCGGATCGACACCATGCAGCACGTGCCCGACAGCTATTGGCAGCAGTTTTTTGCGGCAGGCGGCGCGGGAGATGCCAGCAAGATCTGGTCGGTGGGTGAAGTCTTCAACGGCGAGCCGAGTTTCCTGGCCAACTACATGAAGCTCGGCTCGCCCAGCGTCTTTGATTTCCCGCTTTACTACGCTGTCACCGATCAGCTCAGCAGTGCGGGCGGCAACCTCGCGGCCATCGGGGACGTGTTTGCCAAAGACGGCGCTTATCCTGACGCCTCGCGCCTGACCACTTTCGTAGACAACCACGACGTGACCCGCTTTATCACCCAAGTCACCAACAAGGGCGGCTCGGCGGACGAAGCCCAGCAGCGCCTCAATCTGGCACTCAGCTTGATCTACACGGTGCGCGGCACCCCCAGCATCTATCAGGGCACCGAAAACGCCGCGCCCGGTAAAGGCGATCCCTACAATTACCCGCTCGGCGAGGGCAACCGCGAAGACATGGTGTTTTCGGGGACTCCGGTACTGCAAAGCCGATTGGCGGCGCTGGCCAAAGCCCGCAAAGACTATCCGGCGCTGCGGCGCGGGGCTCAGCAGGAGTTGTACCGCTCCGGCAGCGTCTACGCTTTTCGGCGGGTCGTCAGCGGCAGCGATCCGGTGGTGGTGGTGCTGAACAACAGCAACGCAGCGGTTGATTTGAGTACCCTCGGCGGCGGCATTGCCCTGCTCGGCACCTTTTCCGGCTCCCTTAATGAAATCACCGGACAGACCAGCACGCTGAGCGTCTTGAATGGGCGGCTGATCGGCAGTGTTCCGGCCCGCAGCGCCCTGATGCTCAGCGGCAAAGCGGGCGGGAATACCGGCAGCGTGGTCATCAATCCGGCCTTGCCCGAAGTGTCTAGCCTCAGCGCCAAAGCCGGAGACGGCGCGGTGGGCCTGACCTGGACACCCAGCACCGACAGCGCGGTCAGCGGCTACCGCGTCTACGCCACGCCCGCAGGCGGCAAGGAAAGCCAGCTCAACTTCGCGCCGATTGCCGCTTATCAGGGCAGCTACGTGGCCAGCGGGGTGGGCAACGGCACCGCTTATAGTTTCCGCGTCGTCACGGTGGACAGCCAGGGCAAGGAAAGCACCGGGGTCAGCGCCTCGGCCACGCCCAGCACCTCGGCCACCACCGATGTCACCTTCACGGTGGACGCCCGCACGCAGGGCAACGGCCCCATCGAGCTGCGCCGCTTCGACACCGGCAGCCAGGTCGCCTACCCGATGACCCAAACTGGGCGCGGCGTCTGGAAGACCACCATCGCCTTGCCGCTTTACCGCGACATCACCTTCAAGTTTGGCAACAACGCCGCCTACGCCAAAAACAGCGGCTATGAAGGCCCGAATCAAGACAACCGCAAGCTGAATACTGGCCTCAGCACCAGTTACAGCGGCACCTTTGACTTCATCAGCGTGCCGGTGCCGACGTCCAGCTTGGAAGGGAAGGTTACGGGCGGCGGCAAACCGCTCTCCGGCGCACTGCTGACGGCCAGCGGCAACGGCGCGGACGCCAATCTCAACTACGGCTTCAGCTTCCCTGACGGCAGCTTCACGGTGCTGACCGCAGCGGGAGCGCAAAAACTGAGCGCCAGCAGCGCCGACTTGCCGCCAGTCACCAAAGACGCGGTGGCTCCGGCCAAAGACCTGACGGTTGAACTGAGCGCTCCACCGGTCATCACCCCGCCCAGCGGCCTCAAGTACAAGATTGACGGCGACCTGAGCGACTGGTCGGCGGCTCCTCTCAAGCTGAGTAGCCCCAGCGCGGGCGTGTTCGGCGACAACAACAACTGGCTGACCCTGCTGGCCGACTCGGACGCCACCTACTTGTATTTGGCCTACACCTACAAAGTGGACGGCAACAAAGCCATTTTGTATCTGGACACCAAACCTGGCGGCGCGACCAAAGCCGATGGTTTTGACGCTTGGAAGCAGGCCGCCAGTTTCAGCGCCGCTCAACCCGATTTCTTCCTCGCCCGTTATAACAATGAAGCGCCCGAACTGCGCCAAGTGATCAGCGACAGCGCCACCAGCGTGCTCAACGCCAACAACTATGCGGTGGCGACCAGCGGCACTCTGCCTGACCAAACCGTGGAAGTGGCGATTCCTTGGTCGGCGCTGGGCCTCAGCGGCAAGCCGGCGGGCGGCGTCAACTTGTACGGCGGCATTTTCGGCGGCGACGGCTACGGCGCGGGCGACATCGTACCGGACGCGGGCAGCACGCCAGCGGGGGCCAACACCATCGGCAGCTCAGGTGATAACCGCAAAGTGACATTCAGCGTGCCGCTCAACTTGCCCTAA
- the cysC gene encoding adenylyl-sulfate kinase has translation MSSDHHQSQYTGRVLWLTGLSGAGKSTLAGALYQELVSAGVRAELLDGDGVRENLSKGLGFSKADRDTNVRRIGYVAGLLARHGVTVLVSAISPYAQTRREVLSQLPSAYEIFVDAPLETVTERDVKGLYLKALAGEIAHFTGVSDPYEAPTAPDLHLRTDQLSVAECLERLRPLAGLREEVGV, from the coding sequence GTGAGCAGCGACCATCACCAAAGCCAATACACTGGCCGAGTCTTGTGGCTAACCGGACTGTCCGGGGCAGGCAAAAGCACGCTGGCGGGTGCGCTGTATCAGGAACTCGTTTCGGCGGGCGTCAGGGCTGAGCTGCTGGACGGCGACGGCGTGCGCGAGAATTTGAGCAAAGGCTTGGGCTTTAGCAAAGCCGACCGAGACACCAACGTGCGGCGCATCGGCTACGTGGCCGGACTGCTGGCGCGGCACGGCGTCACGGTGCTTGTCAGCGCCATCAGCCCTTACGCCCAAACCCGCCGCGAAGTGCTGAGCCAGCTTCCCAGCGCCTACGAAATCTTCGTGGACGCGCCGCTGGAAACCGTCACCGAGCGCGATGTGAAGGGCCTGTACTTAAAAGCCCTCGCAGGCGAGATTGCCCACTTTACCGGCGTCTCTGATCCTTATGAGGCTCCCACCGCGCCGGACTTGCACCTGCGAACCGATCAGCTCAGCGTAGCCGAATGCTTGGAGCGCCTGCGCCCATTGGCCGGACTGCGCGAGGAAGTGGGAGTGTGA
- a CDS encoding ferritin-like domain-containing protein yields the protein MSEDRKLPNRRQFLSAAGLMGAGAVLASCAPAMAAVTKTDLDVEILNFALNLEYLEGAFYLAAVGRLNELEALEPGNTNAIKLPDGSIPAGGSAAQPAYTKARDGVGMTFSSPAVKAYATEIANDELAHVKFLRNALGASAAPRPVLDIGPAFGVAAALAASAPAASAFSPYTTEPSADLYFLHGSFIFEDVGVTAYKGAARFIVNDKPDGYLEKAAGILAVEAYHAAEIRTLLYANKDAQTGFGVDVKTLIGLISALRGSLGGGKDQGIVNANGSANIVPTDSDSIAFSRTPRQVGNIVFGAKDAAKGLFFPNGLSNFPNGNSYAKILAL from the coding sequence ATGAGTGAAGATCGTAAATTGCCCAACCGCCGTCAATTCCTCTCCGCCGCTGGTCTGATGGGAGCCGGAGCCGTTTTGGCCTCATGTGCGCCCGCTATGGCCGCCGTGACCAAGACCGACCTTGACGTCGAGATCTTGAACTTTGCCCTGAACTTGGAGTACTTGGAAGGCGCTTTCTACTTGGCTGCTGTAGGCCGCTTGAACGAGCTCGAAGCCTTAGAGCCCGGCAACACCAACGCCATCAAACTGCCTGACGGCAGCATCCCAGCAGGTGGCAGCGCCGCGCAACCGGCCTACACCAAAGCCCGTGACGGCGTGGGCATGACCTTCTCTAGCCCTGCAGTCAAGGCTTACGCCACCGAAATCGCCAACGACGAGCTGGCTCACGTCAAGTTCTTGCGCAATGCACTCGGCGCAAGCGCTGCTCCCCGGCCTGTCCTTGATATTGGACCAGCCTTCGGCGTCGCTGCCGCGCTAGCTGCCAGTGCGCCCGCCGCCAGCGCCTTCAGCCCCTACACCACTGAGCCCAGCGCCGATTTGTACTTCCTGCACGGCTCGTTCATCTTTGAAGATGTGGGCGTTACGGCCTACAAGGGCGCAGCCCGCTTCATCGTCAACGATAAACCAGACGGTTACTTGGAAAAAGCCGCTGGCATTCTGGCTGTTGAGGCTTATCACGCGGCTGAAATCCGCACGCTGCTTTACGCCAACAAAGACGCTCAGACGGGCTTCGGCGTAGACGTGAAGACACTGATCGGGCTCATCAGTGCGCTGCGCGGCTCGCTTGGCGGAGGCAAAGACCAGGGCATTGTCAACGCCAACGGCAGCGCCAATATCGTTCCGACTGACAGTGACTCCATCGCGTTCAGCCGTACCCCCCGTCAAGTTGGCAACATTGTGTTTGGTGCCAAAGACGCTGCCAAGGGCTTGTTCTTCCCCAACGGGCTGAGCAACTTCCCCAACGGCAACTCCTACGCCAAAATTCTGGCCCTCTAA
- a CDS encoding ABC transporter permease, which translates to MTTAPLSAVRRPRSMTFVWQIAGLIIIISLWWLVTDVLKIWPPYVFPSPKDVWEEFSYGLWGTGPQDGKLLSSVGSSLRRVALGYVIAVGLGGVVGLLMSLWRPLRETLGAYLQGLQSVPSIAFVPFAILFLGLNERAVMFVVIIEGFIPVALAVSGAVLNVPPAWRTAGRTLGANNFGLVTRVLLPAALPNIVTGLRTAWSFAWRALIGAELLTANPGLGRLLEVGRNTSNMALVIATIIIVGVIGALFDLLIRTLESRIRRDYGLEAGA; encoded by the coding sequence ATGACCACTGCGCCGCTCAGCGCGGTGCGGCGTCCGCGCAGCATGACGTTTGTTTGGCAAATCGCGGGACTCATCATCATCATCAGCCTCTGGTGGCTGGTCACCGATGTACTGAAAATCTGGCCGCCTTACGTGTTTCCCAGCCCCAAAGACGTGTGGGAGGAGTTTTCTTATGGGCTATGGGGCACTGGCCCGCAAGACGGCAAGCTGCTGTCCTCGGTGGGCAGTTCGCTGCGTCGGGTGGCGCTGGGTTACGTCATCGCGGTGGGACTTGGCGGAGTGGTGGGCTTATTGATGTCGCTGTGGCGACCGCTGCGCGAAACGCTTGGCGCGTATTTGCAGGGCCTCCAGAGCGTCCCCAGCATCGCTTTCGTGCCGTTTGCCATTTTGTTTCTGGGCCTCAACGAGCGGGCCGTGATGTTCGTGGTCATTATCGAGGGCTTTATTCCGGTGGCGCTGGCGGTCTCAGGCGCGGTACTGAACGTGCCTCCGGCCTGGCGCACGGCGGGCCGCACGCTGGGCGCAAACAACTTCGGCCTAGTCACGCGGGTGCTGCTGCCTGCCGCGCTGCCCAACATCGTCACCGGCCTCAGAACCGCCTGGAGCTTTGCTTGGCGGGCACTCATCGGCGCGGAGCTGCTGACCGCCAATCCAGGCCTCGGCAGACTGCTGGAAGTCGGGCGCAACACCTCCAATATGGCGCTGGTGATCGCCACCATTATCATTGTGGGGGTTATCGGCGCACTGTTTGATCTGCTGATCCGCACCCTGGAAAGCCGCATTCGCCGCGATTACGGCTTGGAGGCGGGCGCATGA
- a CDS encoding ABC transporter substrate-binding protein → MTHRTRKSLAVLLLSSLLWTSLSSSSAQTATTVRIGFFPNLTHAPALVALDKGYYAAQMKGVKIETKDFVSGTTLSEAFAAGALDIGLIGPGPAINAAAKGMPIQIIAGVAEAGAVMIARKGSGIGTYKDLAGKKVAVPSLGNTQDISLRAILADAGLKPQSDGGSVTIVPLAPADVAAAFLSKQVDAALVPEPWAALLEAQSNKAVGDEKTVWRGGKYPSAVVIVNIKFAQANPELVKSFLKAHLQAIALLNKSPAAAQTSVSSALFKLTNQKLDPRVLQRALKRTTFTADVDIEAIKEYAQLNINAGYSRKSPDFDSLVDLSLLRSLTAPQSQVPIQKSPAPLILGRK, encoded by the coding sequence ATGACACACCGCACCCGCAAGTCCTTGGCCGTGCTGCTCCTCTCGTCACTGCTCTGGACATCGCTGAGCAGCAGCTCGGCCCAGACGGCCACCACCGTTCGCATCGGCTTTTTTCCCAACCTGACCCACGCTCCGGCGCTGGTGGCACTGGACAAGGGGTATTACGCCGCCCAAATGAAAGGCGTCAAGATTGAAACCAAAGATTTCGTTTCCGGCACTACGCTCAGCGAAGCCTTTGCGGCGGGAGCGCTGGATATCGGCTTAATCGGCCCGGGGCCAGCCATCAACGCGGCGGCCAAGGGAATGCCGATTCAGATCATTGCGGGCGTTGCCGAAGCGGGCGCGGTCATGATCGCCCGCAAAGGCTCAGGGATTGGCACTTACAAAGACTTGGCCGGTAAAAAAGTGGCGGTGCCGAGCTTGGGCAATACGCAGGACATCAGCTTGCGGGCCATTCTGGCTGACGCGGGCCTCAAGCCCCAGAGCGACGGCGGCAGCGTGACAATTGTGCCGCTCGCCCCCGCTGACGTGGCCGCCGCTTTCCTGAGCAAGCAAGTTGACGCCGCACTGGTGCCCGAACCCTGGGCCGCACTGCTCGAAGCTCAGAGCAATAAAGCGGTTGGCGACGAAAAAACTGTCTGGCGCGGCGGCAAATACCCTTCGGCGGTGGTGATCGTCAACATCAAATTTGCCCAGGCCAATCCCGAACTGGTCAAAAGTTTTCTGAAGGCTCACCTTCAGGCCATCGCATTGCTCAACAAATCGCCCGCCGCCGCGCAAACCTCAGTGAGCAGCGCTCTGTTCAAGCTGACCAATCAGAAGCTCGATCCCCGTGTTTTGCAGCGTGCCCTCAAACGCACCACCTTCACTGCCGACGTGGATATTGAAGCGATCAAAGAGTACGCACAGCTCAATATCAATGCTGGCTACAGCCGCAAATCACCTGACTTCGACAGTCTGGTTGACCTCAGCTTGCTGCGCTCCCTGACCGCGCCTCAAAGCCAAGTGCCCATCCAGAAGTCGCCCGCGCCGCTCATCCTGGGAAGAAAATGA
- a CDS encoding phosphoadenylyl-sulfate reductase encodes MTALERHPAAPFVGLPPFSPETDPLEIIGWALATHPDLVMPSAFNLNGVVLIDLAVRAGYAGEVVFVDTGYHFPETLATRDRLAARYPELQFVTLNAGAYPEDGQTPDNLYACDPDACCAVRKVAPLQQYLRGKAPSALLNARSRDQASTRAEIAFVEDGNARRKINPLAHWTRQMLEAYAAEHDLPVNPLYFDGFLSVGCWTCTRAVRAGEDARAGRWAGKGKTECGLWDGAGQL; translated from the coding sequence GTGACGGCTTTGGAGCGTCATCCTGCTGCTCCCTTCGTCGGCCTGCCGCCGTTCAGTCCTGAAACTGATCCGTTAGAAATCATCGGTTGGGCGCTTGCCACCCACCCCGATCTGGTGATGCCCAGCGCCTTTAACCTCAACGGCGTGGTGCTGATCGACTTGGCGGTGCGGGCCGGCTACGCGGGCGAAGTGGTTTTCGTGGACACCGGCTATCATTTCCCCGAAACGCTAGCGACCCGTGATCGCCTCGCGGCCCGCTATCCCGAACTGCAATTCGTAACGCTGAACGCGGGCGCATACCCTGAGGACGGTCAGACGCCGGACAACTTGTACGCCTGCGACCCAGATGCTTGCTGCGCGGTTCGCAAAGTCGCGCCGCTGCAACAGTATTTACGCGGCAAAGCTCCTTCGGCGCTGCTGAACGCCCGCAGCCGCGATCAGGCCAGCACCCGCGCCGAGATTGCCTTTGTGGAAGATGGAAACGCGAGGCGCAAGATCAACCCGCTGGCCCACTGGACACGCCAGATGCTGGAAGCCTACGCCGCCGAGCATGACTTGCCTGTGAATCCGCTGTACTTTGACGGCTTCCTGAGCGTCGGCTGCTGGACATGCACCCGCGCCGTCCGTGCTGGCGAAGACGCCCGCGCTGGCCGCTGGGCCGGTAAAGGCAAGACAGAATGCGGGCTGTGGGATGGAGCAGGGCAGCTCTGA